CCGTCGGCAACCTCGTCGTACACCTCGGCGACCAGGTCGCGGGCCGGGCCGTACGCCGCGGAGTACGCCCGGTCGAACAGCTCCTCGTCCCCGCTCGCCGCCCGCACCGCCGCGAGACCGTCGGTCGAGATGGTCCGCGCGATCGGCCCGGTGATCGCCTCGGTGGACCGCTCGTACGCCGTCACCGGGTCCGCGCCCTCGATCCGGAAGTACCTGTACAAGGCCTCCACCAGACCGTGCACCGCACCGAGCAGGATCGCCCGCTCACCGGCGATGTCCGACAGGTACTCGGACCGCAAGGTGGTCGCGAACGTGTACGGCGACCCGAGCCCGATGGACCACGCGAGCGCCCGGTCCCACGCGTGCCCGTCCGGATCCGCATGTACGGCGATACTCGCGTTGATCCCGGCCCCGTTGACGGTCGCGCCCTGCTGGTACAGGCGCCGTACCGAGTCCCCCATCCCCTTCGGGCACACCGCGATCACCGGATGCCCGTCGGGGAACGCGCTGCCGATCGAGGTCAGATGACCCAGCAGGAAACCGTGGGACAGGCCAATGGTCGCCCCGGGCTTCAGGACCGCGAAGATCTCCTCGTGATGCGCCGCCAGCGCCGCGTCCGCGATCAGCAGGATCACCAGGTCCGAGGCCGCAGCGACCTCGAGCCAATCCCCCACCTCACTGAAACCCTCCGCGCGTGCGTCCTCCGCGGACCGGGACCCCGGACGCAACCCCACCGCCACGGTGATCCCGGTCCCGTCCAGCGAGTCCCGCAGATTCAGCGCCTGCGCCCGTCCTTGCGGTCCCCAGCCCAGTACGCCGATCCGCTCGACACCGTGCAACGCCGCAGGCAGCAACGAGAACAGGTCCCGCCCGCCCCGCACAATGTCCTCGGACCCGCCCGGCACGTCCATCTGCTCAACCCGAAACACCGAACTCTTCATGCCCACCAGTCAAAGGGCGGCACGACCATTGCAGCAAGCGCAATGTCCGCACCGCCCCGTTGCAAGAACTGAAAGATCAGGGTTCCAGGCCGACGGCCTTCAGCGGATTGGGCCAGGCCTTGAGTGCCGCGTGCAGGGCCGGGTCCTCGGTGGTTGCCAACGCCTCGGTGTGGGCGCCGGTGATGACGTCAGCGATACGGACGGGTACGCCGGTGTTCGCCGAACGTACGGCGGCCTCGACCATGGCGATGCTGACGACGTTGGAGTGCACCTCGGACTGCGGAGTCGTCGAGCTGCGGACCGCGTCGACGAACTCGACCAGCGAACCGGCGATCTCCTCCGGGTCGTCGGCCATCGCCGCGGGCAGCGCCTCACCGGACGCCAGCTCGGCCACCGGAGCGTTGTCGCCGTCCCAGGTCGCCGTACCGCCGGGGGCGCTCGCCCGCCAACGGCCGTTCCACGACGTCTCCAGTCCCGCCGCACACCAGCTGCCGGCGAAGGTGAAGCGGGTGCCGTCGGCGTACGTGAAGATCGCGGACGCGGCCGCATTGCCGTCGAACCAGCTCCAGGACGGGTTGTACGAGTCGCAGTACACCGACACCGGCTCCGACCCGATCAGCTTGCGGGACAGGTCGAACTGGTGGATCGCCATGTCGACCAGGAGCGGCTCGGCCATCCGCTCCCGGAAGCCGCTGAAGTGCGGGGCCTTGTAGAACTCGCACGACAGCGTCCCGATCGGACCGAGCTCCGCGAGCTGACGCTCGAACGCCGCGATGGCCCGGAAGTACCGGCGGGACTGCGAGACCATCAGCAGCTTGCCGCTCACCTCCGACGCCGCGACCATCTGCAGACACTCGCGCACCGTCTCGGCCAACGGTTTCTCGCAGAGCACCGGAAGCCCACGCAGCAAGGCGTCCACGCTCACCGTCGGATGCGCCTGCGGAACCGTCACGTCGATGACCGCATCCGCTCGATCGGCCAGTTCGTCGAGCGAGGCGGCCACCGGTACGTCGCCGAATCCGTTCTCGTCGGCCGCGGTCCGGGCCACGTCGACGTCGAGGTCGACGAGCCCTGCGAGGACGACGTCCGGGTTCGCGGCGATGGTGCGCAGCCAGGCGCGTCCCATCCCGCCGGCTCCGACCTGGAGCAGTCGCAAGGGTTCAGGCATCGGCAGGCTCCTCGATGGGTCCGGTGTACCCATGTCCGTTGAAGAATTCGCCGGTCTCGTAGCGCAGCAGCGTCGGCACCGCGCGCTCGGGCCGGTCGGAACGGGCCCAGGCGACGCCGTTCGCAATGACCTTACGCACGTCCTTGTGGTGGTAAACCGGGAAGTCCTGATCGCCCGGCGAGAAGTAGAAGATCTTCCCGTGCCCGCGGCGGAACGTGCAGCCGGAGCGGAACACCTCGCCGCCGGAGAACGACGACACGAAGAC
This Kribbella sp. NBC_00482 DNA region includes the following protein-coding sequences:
- a CDS encoding Gfo/Idh/MocA family protein, producing MPEPLRLLQVGAGGMGRAWLRTIAANPDVVLAGLVDLDVDVARTAADENGFGDVPVAASLDELADRADAVIDVTVPQAHPTVSVDALLRGLPVLCEKPLAETVRECLQMVAASEVSGKLLMVSQSRRYFRAIAAFERQLAELGPIGTLSCEFYKAPHFSGFRERMAEPLLVDMAIHQFDLSRKLIGSEPVSVYCDSYNPSWSWFDGNAAASAIFTYADGTRFTFAGSWCAAGLETSWNGRWRASAPGGTATWDGDNAPVAELASGEALPAAMADDPEEIAGSLVEFVDAVRSSTTPQSEVHSNVVSIAMVEAAVRSANTGVPVRIADVITGAHTEALATTEDPALHAALKAWPNPLKAVGLEP
- a CDS encoding ketol-acid reductoisomerase is translated as MKSSVFRVEQMDVPGGSEDIVRGGRDLFSLLPAALHGVERIGVLGWGPQGRAQALNLRDSLDGTGITVAVGLRPGSRSAEDARAEGFSEVGDWLEVAAASDLVILLIADAALAAHHEEIFAVLKPGATIGLSHGFLLGHLTSIGSAFPDGHPVIAVCPKGMGDSVRRLYQQGATVNGAGINASIAVHADPDGHAWDRALAWSIGLGSPYTFATTLRSEYLSDIAGERAILLGAVHGLVEALYRYFRIEGADPVTAYERSTEAITGPIARTISTDGLAAVRAASGDEELFDRAYSAAYGPARDLVAEVYDEVADGTELRSVILAEQRLATRPMTEIGGSPMWSHSAEVHARRATAAQKIDAVTAGLFVATMMAQVDEFAARGHAWSEIVNESVIEAVDSLLPYMHARDVAYMVDNCSRTARLGTRRWGPRFQAAYEQIALPHLDRPADPALIKGFLGNPAHDALSAAAELRPSVDISV